GCGaacattatatactatgtattaataaacatttattattatatttacattttttaatattctatattgttTTAGGTTTTTGGCAACGGGAGATTCGTACCAGACGATAGcctttagttttatattaagtcaTTCAACTGTGCAAGGAACTGTAATCGAGGTATGcaatgcaattattttaaaactaaaggaAGAATGAATTAAAAGTCCCCAAAAAGAAGATTGGGAGCGAATGGCAAATGAATTCTGGGAAATTTGGAATTTTCCCAATTGTATTGGGGTTTTGGACGGAAAACACGTGATTGAAGCCCCAGCAAACACTGGCTCATTAtacttcaattataaaaaaactttttcaatTGTTCTTTTAGCATTAGTTGACgctcaatataaatttaccgtTGTGGATATTGGTGTGTTTGGAAAGAATAGTGATGGAGGTATTTTATCACATTCAAATTTTGGAAAAgcacttgaaaaaaataaacttaacatTCCAAATGATAGAGCATTACCGAatacgaatattaaattaccataCGTAATTATAGGTGACGAAGCTTTTCTATTAAAGACTTATTTACTGAGACCATATTTAGGACGTCAAAAGTACAacgatttagaaaaaaaaatatttaatgaacgaCTATCAAGAGCCAGAAAAGTAGTTGAAGACGCCGTTAGGCAATTGACAGCCAAATTTCGAATTTATTGCAGACGGTTAAAATCATTACcagaaaatatagataaaatagtaatgacaacatgtattttacataattacattaaacaaGATACCAGTGAAAATCATACCTGCAGTGAAGTAGCTGATACAACATCGTTAAGTAATTTTTCGTCGTTTCCAAGACAAGGAAGTAGTGCACAAATGCAAGCGTTTCAAAATCGAGATCAGTTTAAGGACTTTTTTAACTCGCCGGCAGGCAAATTACCGTGGGAGTAAATGatccataaatttaataagctTTTACAGACGTATTTTGTAGACGTAttctatattcatatttaattcacttttatagtagtaactatttatttttattttttatttaactatttctaagtcatatgtaaatttaattgtatatttattgtaaattcttggccaataaatatatattattattattattattatattaattattacaatttaacaggattgcaattatttattttggaaaataaaaaaatattttaaaacacattatacagatttttatagtaatttagtcGTCAGTAAGTACCTTTTACATTCATTGCAATATTAGCTATTGCGTCAAAAT
This genomic stretch from Rhopalosiphum maidis isolate BTI-1 chromosome 3, ASM367621v3, whole genome shotgun sequence harbors:
- the LOC113558271 gene encoding protein ALP1-like — protein: MSVWLSNVQQAARRALVWSPVVAPPYVRHSAAFVFFCSVSDRVGLRAPHFTDPESRGTQTEEPPFELRTVFVVPPAFGQFLATGDSYQTIAFSFILSHSTVQGTSPQKEDWERMANEFWEIWNFPNCIGVLDGKHVIEAPANTGSLYFNYKKTFSIVLLALVDAQYKFTVVDIGVFGKNSDGGILSHSNFGKALEKNKLNIPNDRALPNTNIKLPYVIIGDEAFLLKTYLLRPYLGRQKYNDLEKKIFNERLSRARKVVEDAVSEVADTTSLSNFSSFPRQGSSAQMQAFQNRDQFKDFFNSPAGKLPWE